A genomic stretch from Alloyangia pacifica includes:
- a CDS encoding glycoside hydrolase family 25 protein, giving the protein MITPSPRPWVRAGALIVALAATLGGCGSSAPRTATLSPSETQALYVRENRASGIPHRFGDTKPHDWGAISPARYPVHGLDAARYQGVIDWHAARGAGIRFGYLKATEGGDHIDPAFGQNAAGARSAGVPVGAYHFYYFCRPAHEQAAWFIANVPKRRGDLPPILDMEWNHLSPTCRIRPPASEVRASIREFSRIVERHYGTAPVIYTTPDFYARNDLGSLRGTEFWLRSVTAHPSERYPDERWSFWQYTGTGLVPGVRGPVDLNAFAGNEATWQAWLAARSQG; this is encoded by the coding sequence ATGATCACCCCATCCCCCCGACCATGGGTCAGGGCGGGCGCATTGATCGTCGCACTGGCGGCAACCCTGGGTGGTTGCGGCAGTTCGGCGCCGCGCACCGCGACCCTCTCCCCAAGCGAAACCCAGGCGCTCTACGTGCGAGAGAACCGCGCCTCCGGCATCCCCCACCGCTTCGGCGACACCAAGCCGCATGACTGGGGCGCAATCAGCCCGGCCCGCTACCCTGTGCATGGGCTCGACGCCGCGCGCTATCAGGGCGTGATCGACTGGCACGCGGCGCGCGGCGCGGGTATCCGCTTCGGCTATCTCAAGGCGACCGAGGGTGGCGATCACATCGACCCGGCCTTCGGGCAGAACGCCGCGGGGGCCCGCTCCGCGGGCGTGCCTGTCGGTGCCTATCACTTCTACTACTTCTGCCGCCCGGCGCACGAGCAGGCCGCGTGGTTCATCGCCAACGTGCCCAAACGGCGCGGCGACCTGCCGCCGATCCTCGACATGGAGTGGAACCACCTCTCGCCCACCTGCCGCATCCGGCCGCCCGCGAGCGAGGTGCGCGCCAGCATCCGCGAGTTCTCGCGGATCGTCGAGCGTCACTATGGCACCGCCCCGGTGATCTACACGACGCCGGACTTCTACGCCCGCAACGATCTCGGCAGCCTGCGCGGCACTGAGTTCTGGCTGCGCTCGGTCACTGCGCACCCCTCGGAGCGCTATCCCGACGAACGCTGGAGCTTCTGGCAATACACCGGCACCGGGCTGGTGCCCGGGGTGCGCGGGCCGGTGGATTTGAACGCCTTCGCCGGCAACGAGGCGACCTGGCAGGCCTGGCTCGCGGCGCGCAGCCAAGGGTAG